CGCCCTCGGCGAGCTGCCGAAGCGCGAGATCCGACTCCGTCACCTCGTTGCCGCCGGTGAACAGCACCGTCTCGGGCTGCTGCAGCACGAGCTTCGGCATCTGGCCGTTCGCGGCGAGTCGCAGCGCGTCGCGGAACTCGGACGCCGACTGGAATCGCTTGGCGCGATCCTTCGCGAGGCCGTAGAGCACCACCCGGTCGAGCTCGGGCGTGACCTCGGGCTTGCGATCGCTGGGCGCCTGCGGGCGCTCGCTCACGTGCTGGTAGGCCACGGCCACCGCGGTGTCGCCGCGGAAGGGGACGTCGCCCGTCAGCAGCTCGTAGAGCAGCACCGCCGTCGAGTAGAGGTCGGTGCGCGCGTCGATCGACTCGCCCTTGGCCTGCTCGGGCGAGAAGTACGCCGCGGTTCCGAGGATGGCGGTGGTCTGCTGCAGCGTCGACGAGGTCTCGGAGACCGCGCGCGCGATGCCGAAGTCCATCACCTTGACCTGACCGGTCTTGGTGATCATGATGTTCGCCGGTTTGATGTCGCGGTGCACGATGCCGGCCCGGTGCGAGTACTCGAGGGCGGTCAGCACCGAGTCGACGACGCGGCACGCTTCCGTCTGCGAGAGCGCGCCCTCGGAGACCAGCTGGCGCAGGTTTCTGCCCACGACGTACTCCATGACGATGAAGGGCAGGCGCTTCGGCCCGTCGGCGGTCTGAATCAGATCGTCGCCGGCGTCGAAGACGCGCACCACGGTGGGGTGCGCCATGCGGGACGCCGACTGTGCCTCCTGGCGGAAGCGGGAGCGGAACTCCTCATCGCCGGCCAGATCCGCCTTCATCACCTTGATGGCGACCTGCCGCCCGAGCTTCGTGTCCGTGCCGCGGTAGACCGTGGCCATGCCACCCTGGCCGACGAACTCCCCGATGGCGTAGCGCCCGGCGAGGATGCGCTGTTCGCCGCCACTTGGCGTCTCCGGCATGTCCACCTCTTCCGTGCTCATAGATGTTCCAAGTGTATAGGGACACGTGCTGAGTAAGACCTCGCAGCGCGGGTCGTCTCAGCGGTTCTACTGCCCGTCGGACCCGCCGGATCCGCCGGATCCGCCGCCGCCCTCGGCGGGCGGCGCCTTGACGGTCACGACGAGCGGCGGCGATGCGGGGGCCTCGCGCACGACGCCCACGCTGTTCTGGCAGGTCGCCGAGTAGGTGATGCTGATCGAGCCGTTCTCGGCGCCCGGGCTCAGCGTCTCGGCCTGCAGGTTCGCGACGGCGCCGGACACGCCCGCGAGCGATCCCGACCCGGTGACGCTCACCGAGTAGTTCTGCACCGTGAAGTTGGTGGGGCAGAAGCTCTGCGCGGTCGCGAGCTGCACCGTGAAGGCCTGTCCCGAGTTGACCTCGCTGCGATCGCTGGTCGGCGCCGCCGGCTGCCCGGCCTGACCGAACGCCACGTTGTAGGTGAGGGTGATCGGCTGGTCGAAGGGCACCTTGGGGCCCGTCGGGTTGACCGCGGTGACGAGGCCGACCTGATCGTCGGGAGCTGCGTTGCCCTCCTGCGGGCTGACGTTCGAGAAGCCGAGGCCGTTGAGGTACCCCACGGCCTCCTCGATGTTCATGCCGATGAGCTCTCTGTCGTCGACGACGCCTGTGGTGGGCGCCTTCGTGGTGGTCGGCTTCTTCGTGGTGGTCTTCGGGGTGCTCGTGGTGGTGGCCGGCTTCTCCCCGCTGTTCTGGTTCATCAGCGCGACGGCGGTGCCGACGCCGATGATGAGCAGCAGCGCGAGCAGCGTGATGAGCGGCCACGTCCACGGGCTGCGCTTCTTCTTGCGAGGCTGCTCGTCGGCGCCCTCCTCGACGGGGTCGGCCGTGAGGTCGGCGGCGGCGCCCGGGCCGGCGAGCGCGGTCGTCTGCGGCAGCGCGGTCGTCGCGGCGTCCATCGTCTGCGTCTGCTGCGGCAGCGCCGTGGTGGCGGGCTCGGCCTCGCCCAGCACCTGCGGCACGTAGCTCGCGGCGAGGCGCACGTCGCCGCGGTGCAGGGCCGTCGCGGCCTGCGCGAGCTTCGCCGCGGTCTGCGGCCGGCCGGCCGCGTCCTTCGCGAGGCACGCCATCACGAGGTTGCGCACGGGCTCCGGCACGTCGGCCGGCAGATCCGGCGGGGTGTCGTTGATCTGCGCCATCGCGATCGCGACCTGCGACTCGCCCGTGAAGGGGCGCTTGCCTGCGAGGCACTCGTAGGCCACGACGCCCAGCGAGTAGATGTCGGTCGCCGGGGTGGCGGTGTGACCGCTCGCCTGCTCGGGCGCGAGGTACTGCACCGTGCCCATCACCTGACCGGTCGCGGTGAGCGGCACCTGATCGGCGATCCGCGCGATGCCGAAGTCGGTGATCTTCACGCGGCCCTCGGGCGTGATCAGCAGGTTGCCGGGCTTGATGTCGCGGTGCACGAGGCCGGCGTCGTGGGCGGCCTGCAGCGAGGTGGCGGTCTGCGCCACGATCCCGAGCACGCGGTTGGCGGGCAGCCGGCCCTCGCGCTCGATGATCGCCGAGAGCGGCTCACCCGGCACGAGCTCCATCACGATGTAGGCGGAGCCCTGCTCCTCGCCGTAATCGAAGACGTTGGCGATGCCCTCGTGGTTCACGAGCGCGGCGTGGCGGGCCTCGGCGCGGAAGCGCTCGAGGAACCCGGGGTCGCCCATGTACTCGTCCTTGAGGATCTTGATGGCGACGGTGCGACCGATGATGCTGTCCGTCGCCTTCCACACCTCGCCCATACCACCGACGGCGATCCTCGAGCTCAGCTCGTAGCGTCCGCCGAATGTGATACCTGCCGCTGGTCTCATTCGCTCAACACCGCTTCCATTACTCGTTTTCCGACTGCCGTGGGCAGATCGTACGATCCACCCGCAAAACCATACGCCTCGCCGCCGCCGTCGGCGACGACCACCGCCACCGCCACCTGCGGGTCGTCGACCGGCGCGAAGCCCGTGAACCACAGGGTGAAGGGCAGGTCGTTGCCCGCCTCATCCTGCCCGTTCTCGGCCGTACCGGTCTTGCCCGCGACCCGCACGCCCTCGATGCCCGCGTTCTTCGCGAGGCCCTCGGGGTTCGAGACGCCGTGCTCCATCATCTCAGCAACCGCATGCGCCGTATCGCTCGAGACGGGCTTCGAGAACTCGGTCGGCGTGAACTCCTTCTCGACGCGCAGATCCGGGGTGATGATCTCGTCGACGAGGTAGGGGGTCATGACGGTGCCGTCGTTCGCGATACCGGCCGAGACCATCGCGATCTGCAGCGGCGTGGCGCGCACGTCGAGCTGACCGATCGACGAGAGCGCCGTGCCGGCCTGGTCGGCGGGGATCGGCGCCTGGCTGGGGGTGACCGAGAGCGGGATCGAGACGTCCTGTCCGAAGCCGAAGGCGTTGGCCATGTTCGGCACCTCGTCGCGGTCCATGCTCATCGCGAGCTCGGCGATCGGGATGTTGCAGGAGAGCACGATCGCCTGCTCGAGCGTGGCCTTCGCGCCCGAGCCGCAGGTGGTGCGGGAGGCGTTCTGCATCACCGCGGTCGACTGCGGCAGCGTGAGCTGCGCCGGGTTGTCGAACTCCGTGGCTGGGGTCGCGGCGCCGGCCTCGATGGCGGCCGCGGCGACGAGCAGCTTGTAGACGGAGCCCGGGTGGTAGAGGTCGCCCGCGATCGCGCGGTTCTGCAGCGGCTGGGACGGCTCGTCCTCGAGCTGCCGGTAGTTCGCGATGATCTCGGCGTCGTTGTTCGTCGAGAGCAGGTTCGGATCGTAGCCGGGCGTCGAGACGAGCGCGAGGATGCGGCCCGTCTTCGGCTCGATCGCCACGACCGCGCCCTCGAAGCCGCTCTCGTTCATCGCGGCGGCGGCGGCCTCCTGCACCGCCGGGTCGATCGTGGTCTCGACCGAGCTGCCCTGCGGCTCCACGCCGTTGAGGGTGTTCATGATGCGGGTGAAGAACTGCGCGTTGCCGATGCCCGACAGATCCTGGTTCATCGCGGCCTCGAGGCCGGAGGCGCCCTGCAGATGCGAGAAGTAGCCCGTGATGGGGGCGTAGAGGGGGCCGTTCGAGTACTGGCGCACGAACCGGTACGAGTCGCCCGTGGGCGTCGAGTACGCGACGGGCTCGCCGCCGACCAGGATCGAGCCGCGCTCGACCTTGTAGCCGTTCTTGATGGTGCGCCCGTTGAGCTCGTTCGCGCGCAGCTCGTCGGCCTGCACGAACTGGATCATCGTGACGGCGAAGAACAGCACTAGGAACATGGCGAACACGGTGCGGGTGATGAACTTGAGCTGCTTGTTCACGAGCGGATCACCAGCTTCGGTCGGTTGCGCACGGAGTTCGAGAGCAGGATCAGCAGTGCGATGATGATCCAGTTCGACACGAGGGAGGAGCCGCCGGCCGCGAGGAACGGTGCCGTCAGGCCGGTCAGCGGGATCACGCGGGTCACGCCGCCGACCACGATGAACACCTGCAGGGCGATCGTGAAGGCGAGGCCTGACGCGAGCAGCTTGCCGAAGTCGTCCTGGCCGGCGAAGCCGATCCGAAGCCCGCGTCCCACGAGCAGCAGGTAGGCGGCGAGGATGACGAACAGGCCGATGAGGCCGAGCTCTTCGCCCAGGCTCGGGATGATGTAGTCGCTCTGCGCGAGGGGGGTGTCGTTCGGGTAGCCCTGCCCGAGGCCCGTGCCGGTCATGCCGCCGTTCGCCATGCCGAACAGGCCCTGCACCATCTGGTGGCTCGCCCCGTAGGGGTCGGCGAACGGGTCGAGCCAGTTCGCGAATCGGCGGTTCACGTACTCGAGGGCCTGGCTGGCGACGAGGCCGCCAACGAGGAACAGGCCGACGCCCAGGATGATCCAGCCGACGCGGCCCGTCGCGAGGTACAGCATCGACAGGAACAGGCCGAAGTAGAGCAGCGAGGTGCCGAGGTCGCGCTGGAACACGAGCACGGACATCGCGGCGAGCCAGAACACGAGCAGCGGGCCGAGATCCCGGCCCCGCGGGAAGCGGATGCCGAGGAACTTCTTGCCCACCATCGCGAGCGAGTCGCGGTTGCGCACCAGGTAGCCCGCGAAGAAGACCGCGAGCAGGATCTTCGCGATCTCGCCCGGCTGGAACGAGAACGAGCCGATGTGGATCCACACCCGAGCGCCGTTGATCTCCTGGCCGATGCCCGGCAGCATGGGCAGCAGCAGCAGGATCACCGCGCCGAGCCCGGTGAGGTAGGTGTAGCGGAAGAGCACCAGGTGGTTGCGGATCACGGCGAGCACCGCGATCGCGGCGACCACGGCCACGGTCGACCAGACGAGCTGGCGCACCGACGTCGACTCCCAGCCCGAGACGGAGCGAGCCAGGTCGATGCGATAGATCATCGCGACGCCGACGAGGTTGAGGAGCGTCGCGATCGGCATGATGAGCGGATCGGCGTCGGGGGCGATGCGGCGGATCGTGATGTGCAGCGCGAACAGCGCGATGAGGAAGAGCGCCCCGGTGGGCAGCAGGGTCGTGGTGACCCGCCCGAGCACGGTGAGGTCGACGATCACGATCGCGGCGATCCCGACCGCCATCGCGAACAGCACCAGCGAGAGCTCGAGGCCGAGCAGCTTGCGAGGGGCGCGCAGCGCGGTGATGCGCTGCAGCACCGTCTCGCTGGTGCGGGTCTTCTCGAAGGTGCGCGGTTCCTTGGCCGCGCCGCGGGCGTCACTCATCGTGCACCCCCAGCCTCAGCACGATGTCGCGCGCCTCCTCGAGCGAGCCGGCGCCGAGGGTGCGCTTGACCTGGCGCTGCTCGAGGCCGTCGAGATCGGCGAGGGGGATCTCGGTGTCCTCGGCCGTCGAGTAGAGCGAGAACGAGCCGATCTCCTGTTGCACGCCCCGGTAGATGATGACGGTCTCGCCGTCGGTGCCGACGAAGTAGCGGCTCTGCGTCCACTGGTAGCCGAACAGCAGCGCGCCGCCGATCGCGACCAGCACCGCCACCGCGCCGAGCGCCCACAGCAGGCGGCGGCGCTTGTTGCGACGCTTCGTCTCTGCCATGAGCTCGGCGAGGTACTCGTCGACGCGGGGCTCGAAGTGGCTCTCCTCGATCTGCGGGGGGCGGCGCACGGGACGGCGGCGCCCCATGAGCCGGGTGCGGGCGGTCGTGACGGAGCCGTCGCGGGAGCCGGCCGAGGTCGCCGCGGATCCCGCGAAGCGCCGGTTCGAGGGGGCCGGCAGGGGCTGCCCGCCCGTGGTGACCTGCCCGACCACGTCGGTGAGCTCGACCGTGTCGGTGGAGGACGCCGAAGAGGGCTCGGCGCTCGGCGCGCCCTCCTCGGCCCCGTGCGTCTCGGGAGCCGCGGCCTCGGGCACGGTCTCGACGAGCACGACCGTCACGTTGTCGGGTGCGCCGTGCGCGAGACTCTTGTCGATGAGCGAGTCGACGGCGCCCTGCAGCGAGGTGCGGCGGCGCAGGATCTTCTCGATGTCGGAATCCTCGACGTAGCCGCAGAGGCCGTCGGAGCAGAGCAGCCAGACGTCGCCGGGGCGGGTGTCGAGCACCTCGGTGTCGACCTGGGGCGAGGCCTCGACGTCGCCGAGCACGCGCATCAGCACCGAGCGGCGGGGGTGGATCTTCGCCTCGTCCTCGGTGATCTTGCCGCTGTCGACGAGGCGCTGCACGAAGGTGTGATCCTTCGTGATCTGCCGCAGCTCGTTGTCTCGCAGCAGGTAGAGGCGCGAGTCGCCGATGTGGGCGAGTGCGAGCCGGTCGCCCACGGTGATGAAGCCGGTGAAGGTGGTGCCCATGCCCGCCAGCTCGGGGCGATCCTTGACGGTGCTGCGCAGTTTGGCGTTGGTGTCGAGGATCGCCGAGCGCAGCGTGTTGGTCGTGGCCTCGGGGCTGCCGGTCGGCGCGACGTCGAAGTCGGCCATGGTCTTGGCGGCGATGGCCGAGGCGACGTCGCCTCCCGCGTGGCCGCCCATGCCGTCGGCGACGAGGAAGAG
The genomic region above belongs to Leucobacter muris and contains:
- the pknB gene encoding Stk1 family PASTA domain-containing Ser/Thr kinase, producing MSTEEVDMPETPSGGEQRILAGRYAIGEFVGQGGMATVYRGTDTKLGRQVAIKVMKADLAGDEEFRSRFRQEAQSASRMAHPTVVRVFDAGDDLIQTADGPKRLPFIVMEYVVGRNLRQLVSEGALSQTEACRVVDSVLTALEYSHRAGIVHRDIKPANIMITKTGQVKVMDFGIARAVSETSSTLQQTTAILGTAAYFSPEQAKGESIDARTDLYSTAVLLYELLTGDVPFRGDTAVAVAYQHVSERPQAPSDRKPEVTPELDRVVLYGLAKDRAKRFQSASEFRDALRLAANGQMPKLVLQQPETVLFTGGNEVTESDLALRQLAEGGGGARTQSRPPVMWTWAAILTIGAIIIAVVFWLVTLAPQTFLPDTSREVPQLVDLEREAAITLLSEHDLTAIPIEQTSDDIAAGHIISTDPEAGTMLSRGDKVTLYVSTGPVTAEVPDIDRMNAEDYKQTLADLGLTVGLVTSVDDPLSPANRVLEVIPAPGTELQSGSSVELRISSGKVQIPEVIGQPLDIARSMIDGLGLDVTYTPDTCPSQGNYPVNGQTLMGEQQQGSSVEIKYCAA
- a CDS encoding penicillin-binding transpeptidase domain-containing protein yields the protein MNKQLKFITRTVFAMFLVLFFAVTMIQFVQADELRANELNGRTIKNGYKVERGSILVGGEPVAYSTPTGDSYRFVRQYSNGPLYAPITGYFSHLQGASGLEAAMNQDLSGIGNAQFFTRIMNTLNGVEPQGSSVETTIDPAVQEAAAAAMNESGFEGAVVAIEPKTGRILALVSTPGYDPNLLSTNNDAEIIANYRQLEDEPSQPLQNRAIAGDLYHPGSVYKLLVAAAAIEAGAATPATEFDNPAQLTLPQSTAVMQNASRTTCGSGAKATLEQAIVLSCNIPIAELAMSMDRDEVPNMANAFGFGQDVSIPLSVTPSQAPIPADQAGTALSSIGQLDVRATPLQIAMVSAGIANDGTVMTPYLVDEIITPDLRVEKEFTPTEFSKPVSSDTAHAVAEMMEHGVSNPEGLAKNAGIEGVRVAGKTGTAENGQDEAGNDLPFTLWFTGFAPVDDPQVAVAVVVADGGGEAYGFAGGSYDLPTAVGKRVMEAVLSE
- a CDS encoding protein kinase domain-containing protein, which translates into the protein MRPAAGITFGGRYELSSRIAVGGMGEVWKATDSIIGRTVAIKILKDEYMGDPGFLERFRAEARHAALVNHEGIANVFDYGEEQGSAYIVMELVPGEPLSAIIEREGRLPANRVLGIVAQTATSLQAAHDAGLVHRDIKPGNLLITPEGRVKITDFGIARIADQVPLTATGQVMGTVQYLAPEQASGHTATPATDIYSLGVVAYECLAGKRPFTGESQVAIAMAQINDTPPDLPADVPEPVRNLVMACLAKDAAGRPQTAAKLAQAATALHRGDVRLAASYVPQVLGEAEPATTALPQQTQTMDAATTALPQTTALAGPGAAADLTADPVEEGADEQPRKKKRSPWTWPLITLLALLLIIGVGTAVALMNQNSGEKPATTTSTPKTTTKKPTTTKAPTTGVVDDRELIGMNIEEAVGYLNGLGFSNVSPQEGNAAPDDQVGLVTAVNPTGPKVPFDQPITLTYNVAFGQAGQPAAPTSDRSEVNSGQAFTVQLATAQSFCPTNFTVQNYSVSVTGSGSLAGVSGAVANLQAETLSPGAENGSISITYSATCQNSVGVVREAPASPPLVVTVKAPPAEGGGGSGGSGGSDGQ
- a CDS encoding Stp1/IreP family PP2C-type Ser/Thr phosphatase — protein: MTVGYESAIGSHVGMVRSNNQDSGFAGDYLFLVADGMGGHAGGDVASAIAAKTMADFDVAPTGSPEATTNTLRSAILDTNAKLRSTVKDRPELAGMGTTFTGFITVGDRLALAHIGDSRLYLLRDNELRQITKDHTFVQRLVDSGKITEDEAKIHPRRSVLMRVLGDVEASPQVDTEVLDTRPGDVWLLCSDGLCGYVEDSDIEKILRRRTSLQGAVDSLIDKSLAHGAPDNVTVVLVETVPEAAAPETHGAEEGAPSAEPSSASSTDTVELTDVVGQVTTGGQPLPAPSNRRFAGSAATSAGSRDGSVTTARTRLMGRRRPVRRPPQIEESHFEPRVDEYLAELMAETKRRNKRRRLLWALGAVAVLVAIGGALLFGYQWTQSRYFVGTDGETVIIYRGVQQEIGSFSLYSTAEDTEIPLADLDGLEQRQVKRTLGAGSLEEARDIVLRLGVHDE
- a CDS encoding FtsW/RodA/SpoVE family cell cycle protein, producing MSDARGAAKEPRTFEKTRTSETVLQRITALRAPRKLLGLELSLVLFAMAVGIAAIVIVDLTVLGRVTTTLLPTGALFLIALFALHITIRRIAPDADPLIMPIATLLNLVGVAMIYRIDLARSVSGWESTSVRQLVWSTVAVVAAIAVLAVIRNHLVLFRYTYLTGLGAVILLLLPMLPGIGQEINGARVWIHIGSFSFQPGEIAKILLAVFFAGYLVRNRDSLAMVGKKFLGIRFPRGRDLGPLLVFWLAAMSVLVFQRDLGTSLLYFGLFLSMLYLATGRVGWIILGVGLFLVGGLVASQALEYVNRRFANWLDPFADPYGASHQMVQGLFGMANGGMTGTGLGQGYPNDTPLAQSDYIIPSLGEELGLIGLFVILAAYLLLVGRGLRIGFAGQDDFGKLLASGLAFTIALQVFIVVGGVTRVIPLTGLTAPFLAAGGSSLVSNWIIIALLILLSNSVRNRPKLVIRS